Within the Rosa rugosa chromosome 2, drRosRugo1.1, whole genome shotgun sequence genome, the region acttaagaggtacgattgatatgggcttgttttatccctaccaagataaaagaaaagacggaagtatgggatcggaccccataagGCAAAAAGCCACCTTCCGTAAAGAAGACGTTGGTGACACCGTCCATGATGGCCAACGTTCTCCTCCTCCCTTccatcaaaataaaaatgatgttttgatgggttttgctgatacagggtatctctctgaccctcacaaaggttgctcccaaacaggttacgtctttaccatgggaaacaccgcgatatcttggagatctacaaaacagacccttgttgctacttcctcaaatcatgcaaaaattattgctctacatgaagctgtgcgagaatgcatatggctacgGTCTGTAATAAGACATATCtgaggaagttgtggtttgaagtttaccacagataaacctacatgcatttatgaggataatgcagcttgtattgaacaaatgaagttaggtttcatcaagggcgacaacaccaagcatatatcgcctaagctcttttacaatcagcaacaacaaaagcttctgaagattgaagtgaaccaaatccgatcagaggataatgtagcggacttatttactaagtcgttacctaaatccaccttcgagaaacatgtgaagagcatcggattgagaaggTTATCCGATCGAACTCCCACAATTGTAGCAATCAAGGGGGgaatatcgacatcagggggagttatgatgtctacatggtCAATCTAGAAGAGTGAAGGAcatgttgtactctttttcctcctcgagcttgtttttatcccacagggttttacaCTCGAgtaaggttttaacgaggcaacggatgaaacATCACCGCCGAGTTTAAACGGCACAAgggggggagtatccagaaaacatactccacactcaacgcgtattgttctctttttctccttcgaccaaggttgttttttcccacagggttttattacttggcaaggtttttaacgaagCAACTTTGAAACGCATAGACAATACTATttacatgaaatatccaagggggagtgttgtagtataatGTATAAATGTAtgatggctatatcatgtacaaataggtacttgagtgtataaataTAGGTATGAAGACTTGTGTAGCATAAAGCTTGTAAAGAGATAACAAGCATGGCATAAATCATCATTGAAGCAGCCATGAGCTGTTGTTTGATGATGAGCTTAGTTATCATTTTGAGTTTCTCTTAGAGCATTCACACTAgctttgtattcctataaataccctcttaTGTGAGGAGAATAATACACACATTACAACATCAAATCTCTGcctctaaactctctctctctctgtgtcaatttatgtttgttcttcaacagtttgtttttttttggtctgaaaatttttttggtttgtttaaATTGCAAATCCAACACCTGGAATAATATTGGTTCCTTGGTTTCCAGTAGCAATTGTTGGTTGTCCTTCATGTAATGGAAATGGAAAATTACCAGTCATGTGACCAGCAAAAGCAGAACTTCGATCACCAATACTTTGATTCTGACTGATGTTACATTTATCTCCTGGCCTATTTCTGCACCAAAACTTTGTTGTGCGATCATTGCTACCACTGCAAAGCATATGACCAATTGGATGCCATTGGAGATCCCACACACTGTTATTGTGATTGTTACTGTGTGCATTAGGAACTTCAACCTGGGGAGTTTCATGCCCAACAAGCCAATGGAAAATGGATCCATCACTACTCCCACTGACAAAATATTCTTCATGAAAAGGATGCCAAGCTAGAGCAGTCACTTCATTCCGATGCCCGCGGAATGATTCAAGCTCCTTCATAGCCCTCATGTCGTAAAGCTTAATGacttggtccttagaagcagtCAGCAGACAGTTACCATTTCGGTTCCACTTAACAGAATGCACCCAATTTTTGTGATCATGAAATGAACAGAGCTCTCTCCCTGTCCTAGCATCCCACAGTTTGACAACACTGTCTTTCCCACCTGAAGCTATTAGAGACTTTGTAGGGTGCCAGTCAACACTCTTCACATTCCAACCATGGCCAGTCAATCTGTGCACTTCTTGGCACCGTTCATAATCCCAGATTTTCACATAAGTATCATCCGAACATGAACAGAACTTCAAATTAGTCCTACAAAAGCTCAAGTCCCGAACCGATTCTCGGTGAGCAGATTCATTGACTAGCACATTGTTCATGTTACTCGTCCAATACTTTATTGATCCCCCATCATCACCAGAAATCCAATTCTCACCATCATAACTCCACGCCATAGACCTGACTGCTTGATCATGAGCCAGAAAACTCAATTCATAGTTAAATGACTGACCATCCCAAAGAGTGAACTCCCCATTTTGCGACCCTGTAATGAGACGCCTCCCGGAAGGTGTCCACAAAACCCGATTAATCGGAGAAGCACGGGCTCTGTAATTTGTACAAGCATGCACAAACTTTGCAGCAAAGCTCCTAGATGGGTTATCTGAATACGCAACCGGCGGCAACGAATTGATTGATGCTGCTGGTGTAGGTTGCAACACTGTTGTATCCCTTGCATCACGCTGCCGCTTTCGAGTCTGTGTGTATCGCACGACAGAGGTAGTGTAATCAACTGTCGTTTTCTGGGTCTGCTTTCTGTTTCTTATTGCACCAAAGCCATCGACATGAGGAGGAGCATGAGGACCAGCAGGGTCGTAGGGGTGGTGATGATACTCTGGAACCATATTAAGTAGTTGAAGGAGAGAATCGACGGTGGTGATCTTCTTTGTTCGGTTGTTCTGCGCGATTTGAGATCGTCGTCAATTGATGAGAATACGGCCAATTGAAAGAGTAGATCGAGCCAAGAACGACGGATTAGGGTTCCGCTGCCGGAGAAATTTGGGGGTTTTCTGgtaaaaaagaaattaagaacAGAGCGAGCGGGTATAAGCAATTGGTTTTTTGGACTACTTCGAAGAATGAGGAGACGTGCTAATTTATAATAGAGCAGCATCCCTTAAACTAAAAAAGGAAAGCCAAGAGTCCTAAAACCTAAAGGAAAGCCAAATCCTAAAACATGAAGGAAAGCTAAAAATCCTAAAACATAAAGGAAAGCCACAAATCCTAAGATTCTTTCAAAACCTAAACCAAGTAGGAAACtttacaaaatcaaaatcagaaaaatatCTAAATAGGGGAATAATATATTATCGTCATTTTCTTCACACTCcatacaaaaattataaaaaggAACGCACAGAACATACTGTCATATCCCTCTATATATCGGAAAAACAGTCCTGTTTTCTTGAGTGAACGGGGGTTCCTCTATATACAGAACATGAGGAGTAAATATATTCAATAGAAGTACGTTATCATCTATCAGACACTGAGAGATTGAACAACTCAACAAAGCAATGCAAAGAATTTTTGTCACTATAATCCTTATATCCCAAGCAAGGGATTATTGTTATCCATCTGGAGAAAATTTGTCCTCTTCTTCACACGATGTACAATTGTCACAAGGTACATGCACAAGACATGCAATTTTCTCTTTCAAGGAATTCAATTCATAGAGAGACCATCACATGCTTTTTATAACCAATAGCACTTCTCAAGTTCTCTATGCATGCTAATCTCTGAAATATGAGGGAGTATGTCGACTAAAACTCTGTATATCTTCACTTAGTAAGGCAAACTCTTAGAGCTTGTGCTAATAATCAAAGCCTTAATCTTAGAAGAGTCTCCAGAAGCACTCGCCCGCCGCGTTATCATCTCCATATTCTTATGTAAACTCTGTTTCACCaaattcttcatcatcttcttccctTGTTGAGCCTCCAGTGGATTCACAGGTGAACCGAATGCGAACCTTGCAGTCTGAGGCCCGGAATGGGGGCCCATTTTCGCTTGCCTTTCGTCCTTGAACCACTGCAACAGTTTTAGCGCTCTTTTCTGAGCTAGAGAGCTACCCAATAATGCCACTTCAAGAAGTACAGGCACAATTCCAGACTTGGCCATTTTCGCTCTTTGGTCTGAGCTTTGATGAGCTAAAATCATTAGAATGTAGCTTGAAAGTTCCTGGCATTTGGATTTTTCATCCCATGTCAAAATTTCTATCAAACTCTCTGGGACCAGAGGACTATTTTCCATTGCCTTCTTCCCCATTAAGGTCACAACCAAGTTCCCCAATGTTGCAAGAGCTTTCTCGGAGATTTCTTTATCGGAAGACAATTTCAAGAGTGTGTCCACTACCCCATTGGAGACTAAATCTCCTGCATTGTCCAACATGGTGGATAGGTTGTGAAGTGTACCCAAACATGACTGTTTGGTTTCGACATTGCTCGAATCTGACTCTAGAATGCCAACTAGAAACGGGACAATTTCCGATGAGGGCAGAGGAAATGGGGTATTTGCAAGTGAAGATAACAACATGAGCAGTTCTGCAAATTGATGCCTTGTTGGCTCATCGAGAATGTTGATGTCTTTTGGTAGTTTGGAGAAGATTCCTGCCTCAACCATGAGAGCCTTGTTCCTGAAATATTAAAGAGAAAGTTAGACATAGAAGAACAAAATACATGTCTCAGCTTTTGTCTAGCTTGAGGTTGACAATACGAATAAGTACAACGTTCGAGTCAAATAATGGTTCTGAAATGTGTCCAAATGAATAAGTGGGCTTCTGGTGGAGTTATGAAGTCAATGAGATTCGAAGATTTAGATCTGTCTGTAGTGATGTGAAGGTCAACAAAATGGGGTTTTTTATTTTGCAAAAATCAAATGGAATCTGAACAACTACAACTATATCATACAAGGCATTTGAAAAACTATTAGGTCTTGTCGTTTTGATTACACTGCTTCCTCTCCAACTCTTCCAACCACTCTGAAACTTTGTGGTCAGTCGACAGTCACCGCAAGCAGCGGCCTTCTCATAATTCAAGAAGCATGTGGCAACTACAATTGATTTGTATTCTAAACTGTTTATCGTTACTACGATATATTGATCAAATTTAACGATGAAGAACAATCTATAGTCTAAAGGAAAATGCCTATTAATCTAACAATTAACAACTAGTATGTTGCATTGATCTAtgatactattttttttttttaatgaataagGGATTAGGCGATACTAGCTCCTCGGAGGCAAACGATGTAGGGAACAAGTCTCACCCTCTATCCAGAAGGAGAGGGGTTtgccacactctgggaaccca harbors:
- the LOC133728376 gene encoding flowering time control protein FY-like; protein product: MVPEYHHHPYDPAGPHAPPHVDGFGAIRNRKQTQKTTVDYTTSVVRYTQTRKRQRDARDTTVLQPTPAASINSLPPVAYSDNPSRSFAAKFVHACTNYRARASPINRVLWTPSGRRLITGSQNGEFTLWDGQSFNYELSFLAHDQAVRSMAWSYDGENWISGDDGGSIKYWTSNMNNVLVNESAHRESVRDLSFCRTNLKFCSCSDDTYVKIWDYERCQEVHRLTGHGWNVKSVDWHPTKSLIASGGKDSVVKLWDARTGRELCSFHDHKNWVHSVKWNRNGNCLLTASKDQVIKLYDMRAMKELESFRGHRNEVTALAWHPFHEEYFVSGSSDGSIFHWLVGHETPQVEVPNAHSNNHNNSVWDLQWHPIGHMLCSGSNDRTTKFWCRNRPGDKCNISQNQSIGDRSSAFAGHMTGNFPFPLHEGQPTIATGNQGTNIIPGVGFAI
- the LOC133733191 gene encoding U-box domain-containing protein 7 — encoded protein: MSDSTASSSSSPIWLYSYIKLRFFNRIRRFLRSKNSNRKRNTTSSDPHLLDTSSLRPVKVMVKESSSDHEDDGLGLQRAVKKLHFGSWEEKELAAEEIGTLAKDDVKVRKLVGGLGIIPVLVSMAASEVVDRRRVAVFALVQLANGTYTNKALMVEAGIFSKLPKDINILDEPTRHQFAELLMLLSSLANTPFPLPSSEIVPFLVGILESDSSNVETKQSCLGTLHNLSTMLDNAGDLVSNGVVDTLLKLSSDKEISEKALATLGNLVVTLMGKKAMENSPLVPESLIEILTWDEKSKCQELSSYILMILAHQSSDQRAKMAKSGIVPVLLEVALLGSSLAQKRALKLLQWFKDERQAKMGPHSGPQTARFAFGSPVNPLEAQQGKKMMKNLVKQSLHKNMEMITRRASASGDSSKIKALIISTSSKSLPY